The Bradyrhizobium sp. WBAH42 genome includes a window with the following:
- a CDS encoding WD40 repeat domain-containing protein, whose translation MKEFTPAPDSASIVSVTDRVKPVALGMAVTSVHFLRDRAVFVGGEENVAFVDANCEITTVAVHGGGILSTASDGKRIVMGGDDGKVVSLDAKGEVTLLATDPKRRWIDAVALQADGAFAWSAGKTATVKSGKAEEKSLDVPSTVGGLAFAPKGLRVAIAHYNGVTLWFPNMAGSAEFLPWAGSHHAVTFSPDNKFLVTAMHEPALHGWRLADNRHMRMTGYPGRVRSMSWSAGGKGLATSGADTVIIWPFGSKEGPMGKEPAMLAPLQARVSVVACHPKNDILAAGYSDGTVLMVRMEDGAEILVRRNGTPPVAALAWNAKGTLLAFADENGDGGLLEL comes from the coding sequence ATGAAAGAGTTTACGCCGGCTCCCGATTCCGCTTCGATCGTTTCCGTCACCGACCGCGTCAAGCCTGTTGCGCTCGGCATGGCCGTGACCTCGGTGCATTTCCTGAGGGATCGCGCCGTCTTTGTCGGCGGCGAGGAGAACGTCGCATTCGTCGATGCCAATTGCGAGATCACCACGGTCGCCGTGCATGGCGGCGGCATTCTCTCGACCGCCTCCGACGGCAAGCGCATCGTGATGGGCGGCGACGACGGCAAGGTGGTCTCGCTCGACGCCAAGGGCGAGGTGACGCTGCTCGCCACCGATCCCAAGCGGCGCTGGATCGACGCGGTGGCGCTGCAGGCCGACGGCGCCTTCGCCTGGTCCGCCGGCAAGACCGCGACCGTCAAGAGCGGCAAGGCCGAGGAGAAGTCGCTCGACGTGCCCTCGACCGTCGGCGGCCTTGCCTTCGCGCCGAAGGGTCTGCGGGTCGCAATCGCGCATTACAACGGCGTGACGCTGTGGTTTCCGAACATGGCGGGATCGGCCGAATTCCTGCCCTGGGCCGGCTCGCACCACGCGGTCACCTTCAGCCCCGACAACAAGTTTCTCGTGACAGCGATGCACGAGCCGGCGCTGCACGGCTGGCGGCTTGCCGACAACAGGCACATGCGCATGACCGGCTATCCCGGCCGCGTCCGCTCGATGTCCTGGAGCGCCGGCGGCAAGGGGCTCGCGACCTCGGGCGCCGACACCGTGATCATCTGGCCGTTCGGCAGCAAGGAGGGTCCGATGGGGAAGGAGCCTGCCATGCTCGCGCCGCTGCAGGCGCGCGTCTCCGTGGTCGCCTGTCATCCCAAGAACGACATCCTCGCCGCCGGCTATAGCGACGGCACCGTGCTGATGGTCCGCATGGAGGACGGCGCGGAGATCCTGGTCCGTCGCAACGGCACGCCTCCCGTGGCCGCGCTCGCCTGGAACGCCAAAGGCACGCTGCTGGCGTTTGCCGACGAAAATGGGGACGGCGGTCTGCTCGAGCTTTAA
- a CDS encoding homospermidine synthase, which produces MSPPSQIYAKITGPIVMVGFGSIGKGTLPLIERHLDYDKSRITVLDPKDEGRKALCEKHNVRFIQKGLTRDNYREVLTPLLTEGGGQGFCVNLSVDTGSTDIMELCNELGALYIDTVNEPWLGFYFDPSKGPEARSNYALRETTLAAKKARPAGSTTAVSCCGANPGMVSFFVKQALLNVAADLKLNAPRPKTKGEWADLMRQAGIKGIHIAERDTQRSKKPKEPDVFVNTWSVEGFLSEGMQPSELGWGTHEKWMPENAHTHEAGCGAAIYLMQPGANTRVRTWCPTRGAQYGFLVTHNESISIADYFTVRDASGKAIYRPTCHYAYHPADDAVLSLHEMFGRAGKMQEKHHILDENEIVDGIDELGVLLFGHDKNAYWFGSQLSIEETRELAPYQNATGLQVTSAVLGGMAWALENPNEGIVEADEMDFERLLEIQLPYLGPVKGFYTDWTPLTDRPGLFPEDIDSSDPWQFRNILVR; this is translated from the coding sequence ATGAGCCCTCCCTCGCAGATCTACGCGAAGATCACCGGCCCCATCGTCATGGTCGGATTCGGCTCCATCGGCAAAGGCACGCTGCCGTTGATCGAGCGGCATCTCGACTACGACAAGTCGCGCATCACCGTGCTCGATCCCAAGGACGAGGGCCGCAAGGCACTTTGCGAGAAGCACAATGTCCGCTTCATCCAGAAGGGCCTGACCAGGGACAATTACCGCGAGGTGTTGACCCCGCTGCTCACCGAGGGCGGCGGCCAGGGCTTTTGCGTCAATCTCTCGGTCGATACCGGCTCGACCGACATCATGGAGCTCTGCAACGAGCTCGGCGCGCTCTACATCGACACCGTCAACGAGCCCTGGCTCGGGTTCTATTTCGATCCCTCGAAGGGCCCGGAAGCGCGCTCCAACTACGCGCTGCGCGAAACGACGCTGGCCGCCAAGAAGGCCCGTCCAGCCGGCTCGACCACGGCCGTCTCCTGCTGCGGCGCCAATCCGGGCATGGTCTCCTTCTTCGTCAAGCAGGCGCTGCTCAATGTCGCCGCCGATCTGAAGCTCAATGCCCCCAGGCCGAAGACCAAGGGCGAATGGGCGGATTTGATGCGGCAGGCCGGCATCAAGGGCATCCACATCGCCGAGCGCGACACCCAGCGCTCGAAGAAGCCGAAGGAGCCTGACGTCTTCGTCAACACCTGGTCGGTGGAAGGCTTCCTGTCGGAAGGCATGCAGCCATCCGAGCTCGGCTGGGGCACCCATGAGAAATGGATGCCCGAGAATGCGCACACCCATGAAGCCGGCTGCGGCGCCGCCATCTACCTGATGCAGCCCGGCGCCAACACGCGCGTGCGCACCTGGTGCCCGACCCGCGGCGCCCAGTATGGCTTCCTGGTCACCCACAACGAGTCGATCTCGATCGCCGATTATTTCACCGTGCGCGATGCGTCGGGCAAGGCGATCTACCGGCCGACCTGCCACTATGCCTATCATCCGGCTGACGATGCCGTGCTGTCGCTGCATGAAATGTTCGGCCGGGCCGGGAAGATGCAGGAGAAGCACCACATCCTCGACGAGAACGAGATCGTCGACGGCATCGACGAGCTCGGCGTGCTGCTGTTCGGCCATGACAAGAATGCCTATTGGTTCGGCTCGCAGCTCTCCATCGAAGAGACGCGCGAGCTCGCGCCCTACCAGAACGCCACCGGCCTGCAGGTGACCTCCGCCGTGCTCGGCGGCATGGCCTGGGCGCTGGAGAACCCCAATGAAGGCATCGTCGAAGCCGACGAGATGGATTTCGAGCGCCTGCTCGAAATTCAGCTGCCCTATCTCGGCCCGGTGAAGGGTTTTTATACCGACTGGACTCCGCTGACGGATCGTCCCGGACTGTTCCCGGAAGATATCGACAGCAGCGACCCCTGGCAGTTCCGGAATATTCTGGTGCGGTAA
- a CDS encoding RidA family protein, with protein sequence MSRRLISTGSPLEKTVGYSRAVIDGEFAFVAGTTGYDYTTMTMPSDVTSQSRNCFKTIAAALTEGGFEMADIVRATYYVTDASYIDAHFAVCGEVLADIRPAATLLVVSALARPEMKVEIEVTAKRRGT encoded by the coding sequence ATGTCCCGTCGCCTGATCTCCACCGGCTCCCCGCTCGAGAAGACCGTCGGCTACAGCCGTGCCGTGATCGACGGCGAGTTCGCCTTCGTCGCGGGAACCACCGGCTATGACTACACCACGATGACGATGCCATCAGATGTCACGAGCCAGTCACGCAACTGCTTCAAGACCATCGCCGCCGCACTGACGGAGGGCGGCTTCGAGATGGCCGATATCGTCCGTGCGACCTACTACGTGACCGACGCCAGCTACATCGACGCCCACTTCGCCGTCTGCGGCGAGGTCCTCGCCGACATCAGGCCGGCGGCGACGTTGCTGGTCGTCAGCGCCCTCGCCAGGCCCGAGATGAAGGTCGAGATCGAAGTCACCGCCAAGCGCCGCGGCACCTAA
- a CDS encoding GTP-binding protein: protein MSEATSQKIPVTVLTGYLGAGKTTLLNRILSENHGKKYAVIVNEFGEIGIDNDLIIGADEEVFEMNNGCICCTVRGDLVRIMDGLMKRKGKFDAIIVETTGLADPAPVAQTFFVDEDVQKNARLDAVVTVADAKWLSDRLKDAPEAKNQIAFADVIVLNKTDLVNKGELAEVEARIRGINPYAKLHRTERCSVALADVLDRGAFDLDRILDIEPDFLEADDHDHDHDHHHHHDHDHHHHHHGHGLKHYHDEDMQSLSLKTDKPLDPNVFMPWLQNLVQVEGGKILRSKGILAFHDDDDRYVFQGVHMMLEGNHQRKWKDGEPRESRLVFIGRELPEEAIRKGFESCIVS, encoded by the coding sequence ATGTCTGAAGCGACCTCCCAGAAGATTCCCGTGACCGTGCTGACCGGCTATCTCGGAGCCGGCAAGACCACGCTGCTGAACCGCATCCTGTCCGAAAACCACGGCAAGAAATACGCCGTCATCGTCAACGAGTTCGGTGAGATCGGCATCGACAACGATCTCATCATCGGCGCCGACGAGGAAGTGTTCGAGATGAACAACGGCTGCATCTGCTGCACCGTGCGCGGCGACCTCGTCCGCATCATGGACGGCCTGATGAAGCGCAAGGGCAAGTTCGACGCCATCATCGTCGAGACCACCGGTCTTGCCGATCCGGCGCCGGTCGCGCAGACCTTCTTCGTCGACGAGGACGTGCAGAAGAACGCGCGGCTCGATGCGGTCGTGACGGTCGCCGACGCCAAATGGCTGTCCGACCGGCTCAAGGACGCGCCCGAGGCGAAGAACCAGATCGCTTTTGCCGACGTCATCGTGCTGAACAAGACCGATCTCGTCAACAAGGGCGAGCTCGCCGAGGTCGAGGCGCGCATCCGCGGCATCAACCCCTATGCGAAGCTGCACCGCACCGAGCGCTGCTCGGTGGCGCTGGCCGACGTGCTCGATCGCGGTGCGTTCGATCTCGACCGCATCCTCGACATCGAGCCGGATTTCCTCGAGGCCGACGATCATGATCACGACCATGATCATCACCACCATCACGACCACGACCATCATCACCATCATCACGGTCACGGCCTGAAGCACTATCACGACGAGGACATGCAGTCGCTCTCGCTGAAGACCGACAAGCCGCTCGATCCCAACGTGTTCATGCCCTGGCTGCAGAACCTGGTGCAGGTCGAGGGCGGCAAGATCCTGCGCTCCAAGGGCATCCTCGCCTTCCACGACGACGACGACCGCTACGTCTTCCAGGGCGTCCACATGATGCTGGAGGGCAACCACCAGCGGAAGTGGAAGGATGGCGAGCCGCGCGAGAGCCGCCTCGTCTTCATCGGCCGCGAATTGCCCGAAGAGGCAATCCGCAAGGGCTTTGAGAGCTGCATCGTCTCGTGA
- a CDS encoding metal ABC transporter permease, with amino-acid sequence MLYDALIGPFTEFEFMRRALAAVIALALAGAPIGVFLMLRRMSLVGDAMAHAILPGAAVGFLLSGLNLFAMTAGGLIAGFAVAILAGVVARSTGLKEDASLATFYLASLALGVTIVSIKGTNIDLLHVLFGNILAMDDQTLLVVAFNATVTLLVLAVIYRPLVIESVDPLFLRTVSRAGGPAHLAFLALVVINLVNGFQALGTLLAVGLMILPAGIARFWSRDLTAMICIAVVAAAVSGYAGLVLSFQTRVPSGPAIILVATVLYIVSVLFGRVGGIVRHLFPGRHLEA; translated from the coding sequence ATGCTCTATGACGCGCTGATCGGTCCGTTCACCGAATTCGAGTTCATGCGGCGGGCGCTGGCCGCCGTGATCGCGCTGGCGCTGGCGGGCGCGCCGATCGGGGTGTTCCTGATGCTGCGCCGGATGAGCCTCGTCGGCGACGCCATGGCGCATGCGATCCTGCCCGGCGCGGCCGTCGGTTTCCTGCTCTCCGGCCTCAATCTGTTCGCGATGACGGCCGGCGGCCTGATCGCCGGCTTTGCCGTCGCGATCCTCGCCGGTGTGGTCGCACGCTCGACCGGGCTGAAGGAGGACGCCTCGCTCGCGACCTTCTATCTCGCTTCGCTGGCGCTCGGCGTCACCATCGTCTCGATCAAGGGCACCAATATCGACTTGCTGCACGTGCTGTTCGGCAACATCCTCGCGATGGACGACCAGACCCTGCTGGTGGTCGCCTTCAACGCCACGGTGACGCTGCTGGTGCTCGCGGTGATCTACCGCCCGCTGGTGATCGAGAGCGTCGATCCCCTGTTCCTGCGCACCGTGAGCCGGGCCGGCGGCCCGGCCCATCTCGCCTTCCTCGCGCTGGTCGTCATCAACCTCGTCAACGGCTTTCAGGCGCTGGGCACGCTGCTGGCGGTGGGGCTGATGATCCTTCCCGCGGGCATCGCAAGGTTCTGGTCGCGCGATCTCACCGCGATGATCTGCATCGCCGTGGTGGCCGCTGCCGTCTCCGGCTATGCCGGCCTCGTGCTTTCGTTCCAGACCCGCGTGCCTTCAGGCCCCGCGATCATTCTGGTGGCGACGGTGCTCTACATCGTCTCCGTCCTGTTCGGCCGCGTCGGCGGCATCGTCCGGCATCTATTTCCCGGCCGGCATCTGGAAGCATGA
- a CDS encoding MgtC/SapB family protein gives MRFLTTFQLADFADTLISLTTAFVLGTLIGAERQYRQRTAGLRTNVLVAVGAAAFVDLAMHLTGADGAVRVISYVVSGIGFLGAGVIMKQGMDVRGLNTAATLWASAAVGSCAGADMVAQAAALTVFVIAGNTMLRPLVNAINRIPLNEKALEATYYFKLAVAADALPDMRDRLVDKLEAAKYAVADIEVAEISEDILEIAARLVASAVDPNELNAVATDLQHLPGVRHATWQVSTTE, from the coding sequence ATGCGCTTTCTGACGACCTTCCAGCTTGCCGATTTCGCCGACACGCTGATCAGCCTGACCACGGCCTTCGTGCTGGGCACCTTGATCGGCGCCGAGCGGCAGTACCGCCAACGCACCGCGGGGCTGCGCACCAACGTGCTGGTTGCGGTGGGAGCGGCCGCCTTCGTCGATCTCGCCATGCACCTGACCGGCGCCGACGGCGCGGTGCGAGTGATCTCCTACGTCGTCTCCGGCATCGGCTTCCTCGGCGCCGGTGTCATCATGAAGCAGGGCATGGACGTGCGCGGCCTCAATACGGCAGCGACGCTATGGGCCTCGGCCGCGGTCGGCTCCTGCGCCGGCGCCGACATGGTCGCGCAGGCGGCCGCGCTGACCGTGTTCGTCATCGCCGGCAACACCATGCTGCGCCCGCTGGTCAACGCCATCAACCGCATCCCGCTGAATGAGAAGGCGCTGGAGGCGACCTACTATTTCAAGCTCGCGGTGGCGGCCGACGCATTGCCCGACATGCGCGACCGCCTCGTCGACAAGCTCGAGGCGGCGAAATATGCGGTGGCCGATATCGAAGTCGCCGAGATCAGCGAGGACATTCTGGAGATCGCCGCCAGGCTGGTTGCGAGCGCGGTCGACCCGAACGAGCTGAACGCGGTCGCGACCGATCTGCAGCATCTCCCAGGCGTGCGGCATGCGACCTGGCAAGTCAGCACAACGGAGTAG
- a CDS encoding type III PLP-dependent enzyme — protein MTERIQEFLRNRRNEGLDIEPCLVVDLEVVRDNYQSFAKALPDSRVFYAVKANPAPEVLSLLASMGSCFDTATVAEIEMALAAGATPDRVSFGNTIKKERDIARAFALGIRLFAVDCAAEVEKVARAAPGAKVFCRILYDCAGAEWPLSRKFGCDPEMAVEVLDLAKRLGLEPCGISFHVGSQQRKVKAWDRALAMASQVFRDCAERGINLSMVNMGGGFPTKYLKDVPPVVTYGRSIFRALRKHFGNQIPETIIEPGRGMVGNAGIIESEVVLISKKSDEDEVRWVYLDIGKFGGLAETMDESIRYAIRTRHDGADMTPCVLAGPTCDSADVLYEKNPYPLPVTLEIGDKVLIEGTGAYTSTYSSVAFNGIPPLKTYHI, from the coding sequence ATGACCGAACGTATCCAGGAATTCCTGCGCAACCGCCGCAACGAAGGCCTCGACATCGAGCCGTGCCTCGTCGTCGACCTCGAGGTCGTGCGCGACAATTACCAGAGCTTCGCCAAGGCGCTGCCCGACAGCCGCGTGTTCTATGCCGTCAAGGCGAACCCGGCGCCGGAAGTGCTGTCCCTGCTCGCCTCCATGGGCTCCTGCTTCGACACCGCCACGGTCGCCGAGATCGAGATGGCGCTGGCCGCGGGTGCGACGCCCGACCGCGTCTCCTTCGGCAACACGATCAAGAAGGAGCGCGACATCGCGCGCGCCTTCGCGCTCGGCATTCGGCTGTTCGCGGTCGATTGCGCCGCCGAGGTCGAGAAGGTCGCCCGTGCCGCCCCCGGAGCGAAGGTGTTCTGCCGCATCCTCTATGACTGCGCCGGCGCCGAGTGGCCGCTGTCGCGCAAGTTCGGCTGCGACCCGGAAATGGCGGTCGAGGTGCTCGACCTCGCCAAGCGCCTGGGCCTGGAGCCGTGCGGCATCTCCTTCCATGTCGGCTCGCAGCAGCGCAAGGTGAAGGCGTGGGACCGTGCGCTGGCGATGGCCTCGCAAGTGTTCCGCGACTGCGCCGAGCGCGGCATCAACCTGTCCATGGTCAACATGGGCGGCGGCTTCCCGACCAAGTACCTGAAGGACGTGCCGCCGGTCGTGACCTACGGCCGCTCGATCTTCCGCGCGCTGCGCAAGCACTTCGGCAACCAGATCCCGGAGACCATCATCGAGCCGGGCCGCGGCATGGTGGGCAACGCCGGCATCATCGAATCCGAGGTCGTGCTCATCTCGAAGAAGAGCGACGAGGACGAGGTGCGCTGGGTGTACCTGGACATCGGCAAGTTCGGCGGTCTCGCCGAGACCATGGACGAGTCGATCCGTTACGCCATCCGCACCCGTCATGACGGTGCGGACATGACGCCGTGCGTGCTCGCGGGTCCGACCTGCGACAGCGCCGACGTGCTGTACGAGAAGAACCCGTATCCGCTTCCCGTCACGCTCGAGATCGGCGACAAGGTGCTGATCGAAGGCACCGGGGCCTATACGTCGACCTACTCGTCGGTGGCGTTCAACGGCATCCCGCCGCTGAAGACGTATCACATCTGA
- a CDS encoding metal ABC transporter substrate-binding protein, with translation MRLILLCALLLIASPLEAAERLNVVASFSILGDFVRNVGGDRINLTTLVGPDSDVHVYAPAPSDAKRVAAAKLVIVNGLGLEGWLPRLVQSAGSKAQVVTASAGIAPLKLGSAADPHAWQSVPNAKVYVTDIANALAAAVPDDAEIFRARAKAYLENLETLDREVRDAVAKIPADRRKVISTHDAFGYFAAEYGIQFIAPLGVSTETEPSARDIAAIIGQIKAQKIPAVFLENITDDRLIRRIAAETGAKVGGTLISDGLTGEKGPAPTYIDMVRHNIKALTSALDH, from the coding sequence ATGCGGCTCATCCTGCTTTGTGCACTGTTGCTGATCGCCTCGCCGCTTGAGGCCGCGGAGCGGCTCAACGTCGTTGCGAGCTTCTCGATCCTCGGCGATTTCGTTCGCAATGTCGGTGGTGACCGCATCAACCTGACGACGCTGGTCGGGCCCGACAGCGACGTCCACGTCTATGCGCCGGCTCCTAGCGATGCGAAGCGGGTCGCGGCGGCGAAGCTCGTCATCGTCAACGGGCTCGGCCTGGAGGGCTGGCTGCCGCGCCTCGTGCAATCCGCAGGCAGCAAGGCGCAGGTGGTCACCGCGAGCGCGGGCATTGCGCCGCTGAAACTCGGCTCGGCCGCGGATCCTCATGCCTGGCAGTCGGTCCCCAATGCCAAGGTCTACGTGACCGACATCGCCAATGCATTGGCCGCCGCCGTCCCGGATGACGCGGAGATCTTCCGCGCCCGGGCTAAGGCCTATCTGGAAAATCTCGAAACGCTCGATCGCGAGGTCCGCGACGCCGTTGCCAAAATCCCGGCCGATCGTCGCAAGGTGATCTCCACCCACGACGCCTTCGGCTATTTCGCTGCCGAATACGGTATCCAGTTCATCGCCCCCCTGGGCGTCTCCACGGAAACCGAGCCCAGCGCGCGGGACATTGCGGCCATCATCGGCCAGATCAAGGCCCAGAAAATCCCGGCTGTGTTCCTGGAAAATATCACCGACGATCGCCTGATCCGGCGGATCGCGGCCGAGACCGGTGCCAAGGTCGGCGGGACCCTGATTTCGGACGGTTTGACCGGCGAAAAGGGGCCCGCACCCACTTACATTGACATGGTCAGGCACAATATAAAGGCCCTGACCAGCGCGCTTGACCATTAG
- a CDS encoding GNAT family N-acetyltransferase has protein sequence MTAPRKPQVALTSKAAPFVIRAERATDVATRETLLDACFGETRHGRTCQRLRDGRAPAAGLALSAMREGKLVGTVRLWHVSAGGRPALVLGPLAVDPACRELGIGAALMHQALAAARARGHDAVILLGDAPYYARFGFSTEKTAELSLPGPFERDRLLAIEFTDGALDGAAGMIVPTGAALPKRRSVRAPEAHAA, from the coding sequence ATGACTGCTCCTCGGAAGCCGCAAGTTGCCCTCACCTCGAAAGCCGCTCCGTTCGTGATCCGCGCGGAACGTGCTACCGACGTCGCGACGCGCGAAACGCTGCTCGATGCCTGCTTTGGCGAGACCCGCCATGGCCGCACCTGCCAGCGCCTGCGCGACGGACGCGCGCCCGCTGCAGGCCTTGCCCTGTCGGCGATGCGCGAGGGCAAGCTCGTGGGAACCGTGCGGCTGTGGCATGTCAGCGCCGGAGGCAGGCCCGCTCTGGTCCTCGGACCGCTGGCGGTCGACCCTGCCTGCCGCGAGCTCGGGATCGGCGCCGCGCTGATGCATCAAGCGCTGGCCGCCGCCCGGGCGCGCGGGCATGACGCCGTGATCCTGCTCGGCGATGCCCCCTATTACGCCCGGTTCGGCTTCTCGACCGAGAAGACCGCGGAGCTGTCGCTGCCCGGCCCGTTCGAGCGCGACCGCCTGCTGGCGATCGAGTTCACCGATGGTGCGCTCGATGGCGCCGCCGGGATGATTGTCCCGACCGGCGCGGCCCTGCCCAAACGGAGGTCGGTTCGCGCGCCTGAGGCGCACGCGGCCTGA
- a CDS encoding metal ABC transporter ATP-binding protein: MAALHFHNVTLGYDRHPAVHHLSGEVAPGALVAVIGPNGAGKSTLLRGIVGILRPLDGSIHLGGLDSRDIAYLPQSAEIDRSFPISVFDFVGTGLWRGTGLFGGIGKAARDKILRAIGAVGLSGFENRPIGTLSGGQMQRVLFARVLLQDASLIVLDEPFNAIDSKTTTDLLALVKRWHGEGRTVLAALHDMEMVRNHFAETLVLARGPVAWGPTAEVLTPENLLVAMRMCEAFDDSAAACAADDISSRAA; encoded by the coding sequence ATGGCAGCGCTGCATTTCCACAATGTCACGCTCGGCTACGACCGGCACCCCGCCGTGCATCATCTCAGCGGCGAGGTCGCGCCGGGTGCGCTGGTTGCGGTGATCGGTCCGAACGGCGCCGGCAAGTCGACGCTGCTGCGCGGCATCGTCGGCATCCTGAGGCCGCTCGACGGCAGCATCCATCTCGGCGGGCTCGACAGCAGGGACATCGCCTATCTGCCGCAGAGTGCGGAGATCGACCGCAGCTTCCCGATTTCGGTGTTCGATTTCGTCGGCACCGGGCTGTGGCGTGGCACGGGCCTGTTCGGCGGCATCGGCAAGGCCGCGCGCGACAAGATACTCCGCGCAATCGGAGCCGTTGGCCTCAGCGGGTTCGAGAACCGCCCGATCGGCACGCTCTCCGGCGGCCAGATGCAGCGCGTGCTGTTCGCGCGGGTGCTGCTCCAGGATGCCAGCCTGATCGTGTTGGATGAGCCCTTCAACGCCATCGACAGCAAGACCACCACCGACCTGCTTGCGCTGGTGAAGCGCTGGCACGGCGAGGGCCGCACCGTGCTCGCCGCGCTGCACGACATGGAGATGGTGCGCAACCATTTCGCCGAAACACTGGTGCTGGCGCGCGGCCCGGTCGCGTGGGGACCGACGGCGGAGGTGCTGACGCCGGAAAACCTGCTGGTCGCGATGCGGATGTGCGAGGCATTCGACGACAGCGCGGCGGCCTGCGCGGCCGATGATATCAGCTCGCGGGCGGCCTGA